From one Ictalurus punctatus breed USDA103 chromosome 20, Coco_2.0, whole genome shotgun sequence genomic stretch:
- the rinl gene encoding ras and Rab interactor 2 isoform X1 translates to MKRLDDEPTKSRNRTSLSDKLTNGDSVTQRSPVDLLQGLRLCQEAWNPGSPWDRQGAQAALWGRPPGSFLVVSDSSSQNKLLCVSVNDQGKKVQDFPIIHTGSAQRLNTSHLAFSDLLQLVIFYTLSRDVLPLCLSIPSWVWGLTKGPEHLVSQLGPKAWLCPSSDLLPDTMSPGTPDTQDTVMCTIQLTAANGALCFINPLYLQEHGDDWLTHSSVNPNLLNRPFHSKRDRRLSAARAWSGAGLKKRTESVEDSSASLDSSAGSLVQNPVSPVTPTGVILRRASSSGTSDPQKRESSDSISSPIPQSPHRVSWVEDKLWMNPPAPSSLLHPPCLEFDSLSISSIEEEPDPEPSVSPFQVLNSPRLPLADKVKNRLSAVGQALGGLMNPQKRLSKRVQEMSERKGGSFAEALRGFVEQTLKMRPVCGVTSTEMLQEVRSSLTALREMLYDSVEIQSIVDSLGDVPDFELDVMLEQALHKVALKPLYSHLYEWMKMARQNDGSLQQLQANQHTLKDRSLEELEGTAGAGVPDAAMLEKIQQRWATMHQQYSPQNKVDMLLKVCKNIYHSMTVNAKPGVVFGADDFLPCLTWVLLRSDVVTLQIDTDYMMELLDPSQLQGEGGYYLTSLYASLFYISSFRSRLVTRQLSAEAQESLSQWRRRRTLHCNQSRRSKNRRTIRRHRSSERVDEDSEEVNASASKEREGHWMHVGDVTETLQSLTEISGEEKEEEQNGKSEDS, encoded by the exons ATGAAGAGATTGGATGATGAGCCCACAAAGAGTAGGAACAG GACGAGCCTCTCTGACAAGCTCACCAATGGTGACTCGGTGACTCAGAGAAGCCCTGTGGATTTATTGCAGGGGTTACGTCTGTGTCAGGAGGCTTGGAACCCAGGAAGTCCGTGGGACAGACAGGGAGCCCAAGCTGCTTTGTGGGGCAGGCCACCAGGG AGTTTCCTGGTGGTGTCTGACTCTTCTTCTCAGAataaactcctgtgtgtgtctgtcaatGACCAAGGCAAAAAAGTACAAGACTTTCCCATCATACACACTGGCTCAG CACAGCGCCTGAATACATCTCACCTGGCCTTCTCTGACCTGCTGCAACTGGTGATCTTCTACACTTTAAGCAG GGATGTGTTGCCTTTGTGTTTGTCGATTCCTTCATGGGTGTGGGGTTTAACTAAAGGACCAGAGCATCTTGTTTCACAACTCGGTCCAA AGGCCTGGCTTTGTCCTTCATCAGATCTGCTGCCAGACACAATGAGTCCAGGAACACCAGACACTCAGGACACTGTAATGTGCACCATACAG TTAACAGCAGCCAATGGTGCACTCTGCTTTATCAACCCTCTGTATCTCCAAGAGCATGGAGATGATTGGCTGACACATTCCTCGGTCAACCCAAATCTCCTCAATCGCCCCTTCCATTCCAAGCGAGACAGGCGGCTGAGTGCAGCAAGAGCTTGGTCAGGGGCGGGGCTTAAGAAGCGAACCGAGTCAGTGGAAGATTCATCTGCCAGTTTGGACAGCTCAG CAGGTTCTCTTGTTCAGAACCCGGTTTCCCCGGTGACTCCAACTGGAGTCATTTTGCGCAGAGCAAGCAGCTCTGGGACATCAGATCCTCAAAAGAGGGAGAGTTCGGATTCAATCAGCAGCCCCATCCCTCAGTCTCCGCACCGAGTGTCTTGGGTTGAGGATAAACTATGGATGAATCCACCTGCTCCTTCCTCCCTGCTCCACCCTCCTTGCCTAGAATTTGATTCTCTGTCAATTAGCAGCATAGAAGAGGAGCCTGATCCTGAGCCATCTGTAAGCCCTTTCCAAGTACTAAACTCACCACGCCTCCCACTGGCTGACAAGGTTAAGAACAGACTTTCAGCAGTTGGCCAGGCTCTAGGTGGCTTAATGAATCCACAGAAACGACTGAGTAAGCGTGTGCAGGAAATGAGTGAACGTAAGGGCGGTTCCTTTGCAGAGGCTCTAAGGGGATTTGTGGAGCAGACTCTGAAAATGAGACCTGTTTGTGGTGTGACAAGTACAGAGATGCTGCAGGAAGTGCGCTCCTCCCTGACGGCTCTGAGGGAAATGTTGTACGACTCTGTTGAAATCCAAAGTATCGTAGACTCCCTGGGAGATGTGCCTGATTTTGAGCTGG ATGTCATGCTGGAGCAAGCCTTACATAAAGTGGCCCTGAAGCCATTGTATTCCCATTTGTACGAGTGGATGAAGATGGCTCGGCAGAACGATGGCAGTCTGCAGCAGCTGCAAGCAAACCAGCACACGCTGAAGGACCGAAGCCTAGAGGAGCTGGAGGGGACAGCGGGTGCAGGTGTGCCTGATGCTGCCATGCTGGAGAAGATCCAGCAACGCTGGGCTACCATGCACCAACAATACTCACCCCAAAATAAGGTGGACATGCTGCTCAAAGTCTGCAAAAACATTTACCACAGCATGACTGTCAACGCCAAGCCTG GTGTGGTTTTCGGAGCAGATGACTTCCTGCCCTGTCTGACGTGGGTGTTACTTCGCAGCGATGTTGTTACTCTGCAAATAGACACGGACTACATGATGGAGCTGCTGGACCCTTCTCAGTTACAGGGAGAAG GTGGATATTACCTGACGTCCCTCTATGCCTCCTTGTTCTACATTAGCAGCTTTCGGTCTCGTTTGGTAACACGCCAGCTGAGCGCCGAAGCCCAGGAGTCCCTCAGCCAATGGCGTCGTAGACGCACGCTCCACTGCAACCAATCACGGCGCAGCAAGAACCGCAGGACCATCAGGAGGCACAGAAGTAGTGAAAGAGTTGACGAGGACTCAGAGGAAGTGAATGCAAGTGCATccaaagaaagagaaggacaCTGGATGCATGTTGGTGATGTGACAGAGACACTGCAGAGTTTGACTGAGATTTCtggagaggaaaaagaagaggagCAAAATGGAAAATCAGAGGATtcatag
- the rinl gene encoding ras and Rab interactor 2 isoform X3 produces the protein MTKAKKYKTFPSYTLAQRLNTSHLAFSDLLQLVIFYTLSRDVLPLCLSIPSWVWGLTKGPEHLVSQLGPKAWLCPSSDLLPDTMSPGTPDTQDTVMCTIQLTAANGALCFINPLYLQEHGDDWLTHSSVNPNLLNRPFHSKRDRRLSAARAWSGAGLKKRTESVEDSSASLDSSAGSLVQNPVSPVTPTGVILRRASSSGTSDPQKRESSDSISSPIPQSPHRVSWVEDKLWMNPPAPSSLLHPPCLEFDSLSISSIEEEPDPEPSVSPFQVLNSPRLPLADKVKNRLSAVGQALGGLMNPQKRLSKRVQEMSERKGGSFAEALRGFVEQTLKMRPVCGVTSTEMLQEVRSSLTALREMLYDSVEIQSIVDSLGDVPDFELDVMLEQALHKVALKPLYSHLYEWMKMARQNDGSLQQLQANQHTLKDRSLEELEGTAGAGVPDAAMLEKIQQRWATMHQQYSPQNKVDMLLKVCKNIYHSMTVNAKPGVVFGADDFLPCLTWVLLRSDVVTLQIDTDYMMELLDPSQLQGEGGYYLTSLYASLFYISSFRSRLVTRQLSAEAQESLSQWRRRRTLHCNQSRRSKNRRTIRRHRSSERVDEDSEEVNASASKEREGHWMHVGDVTETLQSLTEISGEEKEEEQNGKSEDS, from the exons atGACCAAGGCAAAAAAGTACAAGACTTTCCCATCATACACACTGGCTCAG CGCCTGAATACATCTCACCTGGCCTTCTCTGACCTGCTGCAACTGGTGATCTTCTACACTTTAAGCAG GGATGTGTTGCCTTTGTGTTTGTCGATTCCTTCATGGGTGTGGGGTTTAACTAAAGGACCAGAGCATCTTGTTTCACAACTCGGTCCAA AGGCCTGGCTTTGTCCTTCATCAGATCTGCTGCCAGACACAATGAGTCCAGGAACACCAGACACTCAGGACACTGTAATGTGCACCATACAG TTAACAGCAGCCAATGGTGCACTCTGCTTTATCAACCCTCTGTATCTCCAAGAGCATGGAGATGATTGGCTGACACATTCCTCGGTCAACCCAAATCTCCTCAATCGCCCCTTCCATTCCAAGCGAGACAGGCGGCTGAGTGCAGCAAGAGCTTGGTCAGGGGCGGGGCTTAAGAAGCGAACCGAGTCAGTGGAAGATTCATCTGCCAGTTTGGACAGCTCAG CAGGTTCTCTTGTTCAGAACCCGGTTTCCCCGGTGACTCCAACTGGAGTCATTTTGCGCAGAGCAAGCAGCTCTGGGACATCAGATCCTCAAAAGAGGGAGAGTTCGGATTCAATCAGCAGCCCCATCCCTCAGTCTCCGCACCGAGTGTCTTGGGTTGAGGATAAACTATGGATGAATCCACCTGCTCCTTCCTCCCTGCTCCACCCTCCTTGCCTAGAATTTGATTCTCTGTCAATTAGCAGCATAGAAGAGGAGCCTGATCCTGAGCCATCTGTAAGCCCTTTCCAAGTACTAAACTCACCACGCCTCCCACTGGCTGACAAGGTTAAGAACAGACTTTCAGCAGTTGGCCAGGCTCTAGGTGGCTTAATGAATCCACAGAAACGACTGAGTAAGCGTGTGCAGGAAATGAGTGAACGTAAGGGCGGTTCCTTTGCAGAGGCTCTAAGGGGATTTGTGGAGCAGACTCTGAAAATGAGACCTGTTTGTGGTGTGACAAGTACAGAGATGCTGCAGGAAGTGCGCTCCTCCCTGACGGCTCTGAGGGAAATGTTGTACGACTCTGTTGAAATCCAAAGTATCGTAGACTCCCTGGGAGATGTGCCTGATTTTGAGCTGG ATGTCATGCTGGAGCAAGCCTTACATAAAGTGGCCCTGAAGCCATTGTATTCCCATTTGTACGAGTGGATGAAGATGGCTCGGCAGAACGATGGCAGTCTGCAGCAGCTGCAAGCAAACCAGCACACGCTGAAGGACCGAAGCCTAGAGGAGCTGGAGGGGACAGCGGGTGCAGGTGTGCCTGATGCTGCCATGCTGGAGAAGATCCAGCAACGCTGGGCTACCATGCACCAACAATACTCACCCCAAAATAAGGTGGACATGCTGCTCAAAGTCTGCAAAAACATTTACCACAGCATGACTGTCAACGCCAAGCCTG GTGTGGTTTTCGGAGCAGATGACTTCCTGCCCTGTCTGACGTGGGTGTTACTTCGCAGCGATGTTGTTACTCTGCAAATAGACACGGACTACATGATGGAGCTGCTGGACCCTTCTCAGTTACAGGGAGAAG GTGGATATTACCTGACGTCCCTCTATGCCTCCTTGTTCTACATTAGCAGCTTTCGGTCTCGTTTGGTAACACGCCAGCTGAGCGCCGAAGCCCAGGAGTCCCTCAGCCAATGGCGTCGTAGACGCACGCTCCACTGCAACCAATCACGGCGCAGCAAGAACCGCAGGACCATCAGGAGGCACAGAAGTAGTGAAAGAGTTGACGAGGACTCAGAGGAAGTGAATGCAAGTGCATccaaagaaagagaaggacaCTGGATGCATGTTGGTGATGTGACAGAGACACTGCAGAGTTTGACTGAGATTTCtggagaggaaaaagaagaggagCAAAATGGAAAATCAGAGGATtcatag
- the sirt2 gene encoding NAD-dependent protein deacetylase sirtuin-2 isoform X2 — protein MSDSQEQTKKAEEEPDTPDHEAESDDSSEEGDASGDTEMDFLRSLFSRTLGLSPGEKVLDELSLDGVARYIQSGKCKNVICMVGAGISTSAGIPDFRSPGTGLYSNLQKYNLPYPEAIFQIDYFKKHPEPFFALARELYPGQFKPTVCHYFIRMLKDKGLLKRCYSQNIDTLERVAGLEGEDLIEAHGTFHTSHCVSFLCRKEYTMEWMKDKIFAEDIPKCEACNSLVKPDIVFFGENLPTRFFSSMKKDFPQCDLLIVMGTSLQVQPFASLVSRVPTSCPRLLINMEKSGQSDFAVGFLGFGGGMDFDSDKAYRDVAHLSTCDDGCLALAELLGWKAELEELVKREHALIDSKDAKKKGEQTSQSSTASEKDVKNTETEKTK, from the exons ATGTCTGACTCCCAAG aaCAAACTAAAAAAGCTGAGGAGGAGCCTGATACACCTGACCACGAG GCCGAGTCAGACGACAGCAGCGAGGAAGGCGACGCTTCTGGAGACACTGAAA tggATTTCTTGCGCAGTCTATTCTCTCGGACTCTCGGCCTGAGCCCTGGAGAGAAAGTCCTTGATGAACTGAGCCTTGACGGAGTTGCTCGTTATATACAGAGTGGTAAAT GCAAGAATGTTATCTGTATGGTGGGTGCAGGAATATCGACCT CGGCCGGCATCCCTGACTTCCGCTCTCCTGGAACTGGCCTCTATTCCAATCTGCAGAAATACAACCTGCCGTACCCGGAGGCCATCTTTCAGATCGACTACTTCAAG AAACATCCAGAACCTTTTTTTGCTTTGGCCAGAGAGCTCTACCCAGGACAGTTCAAG ccCACTGTGTGTCATTACTTCATAAGGATGCTGAAGGATAAAGGCCTTCTCAAACGCTGCTATTCACAG AACATTGATACATTAGAGAGAGTGGCAGGACTGGAAGGAGAGGACCTGATTGAAGCCCATGGAACCTTTCACACTTCACACTGTGTGAGTTTCCTCTGCCGGAAGGAGTACACCATGGAGTGGATGAAAG ACAAGATCTTTGCTGAGGACATTCCTAAGTGTGAAGCCTGTAACAGTCTGGTCAAACCTG ATATTGTGTTCTTTGGTGAGAATCTTCCAACTCGATTCTTCAGCTCAATGAAAAAG GATTTTCCTCAGTGTGATCTTCTCATCGTAATGGGCACATCACTGCAGGTTCAACCTTTTGCGTCTCTTGTCAGCAG AGTTCCCACTAGCTGCCCACGGCTCCTCATCAATATGGAGAAGTCAGGACAG TCGGATTTCGCAGTGGGCTTTCTGGGATTTGGAGGAGGAATGGATTTTGATTCAGATAAAGCATACAG GGATGTTGCACATTTGAGTACGTGTGATGATGGCTGCTTGGCTCTAGCAGAGCTGCTGGGTTGGAAG GCTGAGCTGGAGGAGCTGGTGAAGCGTGAACACGCTCTTATTGACAGCAAAGATGCGAAAAAGAAAGGCGAGCAGACGAGTCAGAGCTCTACGGCCTCAGAGAAAGACGTCAAAAACACAGAGACCGAGAAGACAAAGTAG
- the sirt2 gene encoding NAD-dependent protein deacetylase sirtuin-2 isoform X1: MPLLLMLSHLMAPSLTILLCNSKQTKKAEEEPDTPDHEAESDDSSEEGDASGDTEMDFLRSLFSRTLGLSPGEKVLDELSLDGVARYIQSGKCKNVICMVGAGISTSAGIPDFRSPGTGLYSNLQKYNLPYPEAIFQIDYFKKHPEPFFALARELYPGQFKPTVCHYFIRMLKDKGLLKRCYSQNIDTLERVAGLEGEDLIEAHGTFHTSHCVSFLCRKEYTMEWMKDKIFAEDIPKCEACNSLVKPDIVFFGENLPTRFFSSMKKDFPQCDLLIVMGTSLQVQPFASLVSRVPTSCPRLLINMEKSGQSDFAVGFLGFGGGMDFDSDKAYRDVAHLSTCDDGCLALAELLGWKAELEELVKREHALIDSKDAKKKGEQTSQSSTASEKDVKNTETEKTK; this comes from the exons aaCAAACTAAAAAAGCTGAGGAGGAGCCTGATACACCTGACCACGAG GCCGAGTCAGACGACAGCAGCGAGGAAGGCGACGCTTCTGGAGACACTGAAA tggATTTCTTGCGCAGTCTATTCTCTCGGACTCTCGGCCTGAGCCCTGGAGAGAAAGTCCTTGATGAACTGAGCCTTGACGGAGTTGCTCGTTATATACAGAGTGGTAAAT GCAAGAATGTTATCTGTATGGTGGGTGCAGGAATATCGACCT CGGCCGGCATCCCTGACTTCCGCTCTCCTGGAACTGGCCTCTATTCCAATCTGCAGAAATACAACCTGCCGTACCCGGAGGCCATCTTTCAGATCGACTACTTCAAG AAACATCCAGAACCTTTTTTTGCTTTGGCCAGAGAGCTCTACCCAGGACAGTTCAAG ccCACTGTGTGTCATTACTTCATAAGGATGCTGAAGGATAAAGGCCTTCTCAAACGCTGCTATTCACAG AACATTGATACATTAGAGAGAGTGGCAGGACTGGAAGGAGAGGACCTGATTGAAGCCCATGGAACCTTTCACACTTCACACTGTGTGAGTTTCCTCTGCCGGAAGGAGTACACCATGGAGTGGATGAAAG ACAAGATCTTTGCTGAGGACATTCCTAAGTGTGAAGCCTGTAACAGTCTGGTCAAACCTG ATATTGTGTTCTTTGGTGAGAATCTTCCAACTCGATTCTTCAGCTCAATGAAAAAG GATTTTCCTCAGTGTGATCTTCTCATCGTAATGGGCACATCACTGCAGGTTCAACCTTTTGCGTCTCTTGTCAGCAG AGTTCCCACTAGCTGCCCACGGCTCCTCATCAATATGGAGAAGTCAGGACAG TCGGATTTCGCAGTGGGCTTTCTGGGATTTGGAGGAGGAATGGATTTTGATTCAGATAAAGCATACAG GGATGTTGCACATTTGAGTACGTGTGATGATGGCTGCTTGGCTCTAGCAGAGCTGCTGGGTTGGAAG GCTGAGCTGGAGGAGCTGGTGAAGCGTGAACACGCTCTTATTGACAGCAAAGATGCGAAAAAGAAAGGCGAGCAGACGAGTCAGAGCTCTACGGCCTCAGAGAAAGACGTCAAAAACACAGAGACCGAGAAGACAAAGTAG
- the sirt2 gene encoding NAD-dependent protein deacetylase sirtuin-2 isoform X3 → MDFLRSLFSRTLGLSPGEKVLDELSLDGVARYIQSGKCKNVICMVGAGISTSAGIPDFRSPGTGLYSNLQKYNLPYPEAIFQIDYFKKHPEPFFALARELYPGQFKPTVCHYFIRMLKDKGLLKRCYSQNIDTLERVAGLEGEDLIEAHGTFHTSHCVSFLCRKEYTMEWMKDKIFAEDIPKCEACNSLVKPDIVFFGENLPTRFFSSMKKDFPQCDLLIVMGTSLQVQPFASLVSRVPTSCPRLLINMEKSGQSDFAVGFLGFGGGMDFDSDKAYRDVAHLSTCDDGCLALAELLGWKAELEELVKREHALIDSKDAKKKGEQTSQSSTASEKDVKNTETEKTK, encoded by the exons A tggATTTCTTGCGCAGTCTATTCTCTCGGACTCTCGGCCTGAGCCCTGGAGAGAAAGTCCTTGATGAACTGAGCCTTGACGGAGTTGCTCGTTATATACAGAGTGGTAAAT GCAAGAATGTTATCTGTATGGTGGGTGCAGGAATATCGACCT CGGCCGGCATCCCTGACTTCCGCTCTCCTGGAACTGGCCTCTATTCCAATCTGCAGAAATACAACCTGCCGTACCCGGAGGCCATCTTTCAGATCGACTACTTCAAG AAACATCCAGAACCTTTTTTTGCTTTGGCCAGAGAGCTCTACCCAGGACAGTTCAAG ccCACTGTGTGTCATTACTTCATAAGGATGCTGAAGGATAAAGGCCTTCTCAAACGCTGCTATTCACAG AACATTGATACATTAGAGAGAGTGGCAGGACTGGAAGGAGAGGACCTGATTGAAGCCCATGGAACCTTTCACACTTCACACTGTGTGAGTTTCCTCTGCCGGAAGGAGTACACCATGGAGTGGATGAAAG ACAAGATCTTTGCTGAGGACATTCCTAAGTGTGAAGCCTGTAACAGTCTGGTCAAACCTG ATATTGTGTTCTTTGGTGAGAATCTTCCAACTCGATTCTTCAGCTCAATGAAAAAG GATTTTCCTCAGTGTGATCTTCTCATCGTAATGGGCACATCACTGCAGGTTCAACCTTTTGCGTCTCTTGTCAGCAG AGTTCCCACTAGCTGCCCACGGCTCCTCATCAATATGGAGAAGTCAGGACAG TCGGATTTCGCAGTGGGCTTTCTGGGATTTGGAGGAGGAATGGATTTTGATTCAGATAAAGCATACAG GGATGTTGCACATTTGAGTACGTGTGATGATGGCTGCTTGGCTCTAGCAGAGCTGCTGGGTTGGAAG GCTGAGCTGGAGGAGCTGGTGAAGCGTGAACACGCTCTTATTGACAGCAAAGATGCGAAAAAGAAAGGCGAGCAGACGAGTCAGAGCTCTACGGCCTCAGAGAAAGACGTCAAAAACACAGAGACCGAGAAGACAAAGTAG
- the rinl gene encoding ras and Rab interactor 2 isoform X2 codes for MKRLDDEPTKSRNRTSLSDKLTNGDSVTQRSPVDLLQGLRLCQEAWNPGSPWDRQGAQAALWGRPPGSFLVVSDSSSQNKLLCVSVNDQGKKVQDFPIIHTGSAQRLNTSHLAFSDLLQLVIFYTLSRDVLPLCLSIPSWVWGLTKGPEHLVSQLGPKAWLCPSSDLLPDTMSPGTPDTQDTVMCTIQLTAANGALCFINPLYLQEHGDDWLTHSSVNPNLLNRPFHSKRDRRLSAARAWSGAGLKKRTESVEDSSASLDSSGSLVQNPVSPVTPTGVILRRASSSGTSDPQKRESSDSISSPIPQSPHRVSWVEDKLWMNPPAPSSLLHPPCLEFDSLSISSIEEEPDPEPSVSPFQVLNSPRLPLADKVKNRLSAVGQALGGLMNPQKRLSKRVQEMSERKGGSFAEALRGFVEQTLKMRPVCGVTSTEMLQEVRSSLTALREMLYDSVEIQSIVDSLGDVPDFELDVMLEQALHKVALKPLYSHLYEWMKMARQNDGSLQQLQANQHTLKDRSLEELEGTAGAGVPDAAMLEKIQQRWATMHQQYSPQNKVDMLLKVCKNIYHSMTVNAKPGVVFGADDFLPCLTWVLLRSDVVTLQIDTDYMMELLDPSQLQGEGGYYLTSLYASLFYISSFRSRLVTRQLSAEAQESLSQWRRRRTLHCNQSRRSKNRRTIRRHRSSERVDEDSEEVNASASKEREGHWMHVGDVTETLQSLTEISGEEKEEEQNGKSEDS; via the exons ATGAAGAGATTGGATGATGAGCCCACAAAGAGTAGGAACAG GACGAGCCTCTCTGACAAGCTCACCAATGGTGACTCGGTGACTCAGAGAAGCCCTGTGGATTTATTGCAGGGGTTACGTCTGTGTCAGGAGGCTTGGAACCCAGGAAGTCCGTGGGACAGACAGGGAGCCCAAGCTGCTTTGTGGGGCAGGCCACCAGGG AGTTTCCTGGTGGTGTCTGACTCTTCTTCTCAGAataaactcctgtgtgtgtctgtcaatGACCAAGGCAAAAAAGTACAAGACTTTCCCATCATACACACTGGCTCAG CACAGCGCCTGAATACATCTCACCTGGCCTTCTCTGACCTGCTGCAACTGGTGATCTTCTACACTTTAAGCAG GGATGTGTTGCCTTTGTGTTTGTCGATTCCTTCATGGGTGTGGGGTTTAACTAAAGGACCAGAGCATCTTGTTTCACAACTCGGTCCAA AGGCCTGGCTTTGTCCTTCATCAGATCTGCTGCCAGACACAATGAGTCCAGGAACACCAGACACTCAGGACACTGTAATGTGCACCATACAG TTAACAGCAGCCAATGGTGCACTCTGCTTTATCAACCCTCTGTATCTCCAAGAGCATGGAGATGATTGGCTGACACATTCCTCGGTCAACCCAAATCTCCTCAATCGCCCCTTCCATTCCAAGCGAGACAGGCGGCTGAGTGCAGCAAGAGCTTGGTCAGGGGCGGGGCTTAAGAAGCGAACCGAGTCAGTGGAAGATTCATCTGCCAGTTTGGACAGCTCAG GTTCTCTTGTTCAGAACCCGGTTTCCCCGGTGACTCCAACTGGAGTCATTTTGCGCAGAGCAAGCAGCTCTGGGACATCAGATCCTCAAAAGAGGGAGAGTTCGGATTCAATCAGCAGCCCCATCCCTCAGTCTCCGCACCGAGTGTCTTGGGTTGAGGATAAACTATGGATGAATCCACCTGCTCCTTCCTCCCTGCTCCACCCTCCTTGCCTAGAATTTGATTCTCTGTCAATTAGCAGCATAGAAGAGGAGCCTGATCCTGAGCCATCTGTAAGCCCTTTCCAAGTACTAAACTCACCACGCCTCCCACTGGCTGACAAGGTTAAGAACAGACTTTCAGCAGTTGGCCAGGCTCTAGGTGGCTTAATGAATCCACAGAAACGACTGAGTAAGCGTGTGCAGGAAATGAGTGAACGTAAGGGCGGTTCCTTTGCAGAGGCTCTAAGGGGATTTGTGGAGCAGACTCTGAAAATGAGACCTGTTTGTGGTGTGACAAGTACAGAGATGCTGCAGGAAGTGCGCTCCTCCCTGACGGCTCTGAGGGAAATGTTGTACGACTCTGTTGAAATCCAAAGTATCGTAGACTCCCTGGGAGATGTGCCTGATTTTGAGCTGG ATGTCATGCTGGAGCAAGCCTTACATAAAGTGGCCCTGAAGCCATTGTATTCCCATTTGTACGAGTGGATGAAGATGGCTCGGCAGAACGATGGCAGTCTGCAGCAGCTGCAAGCAAACCAGCACACGCTGAAGGACCGAAGCCTAGAGGAGCTGGAGGGGACAGCGGGTGCAGGTGTGCCTGATGCTGCCATGCTGGAGAAGATCCAGCAACGCTGGGCTACCATGCACCAACAATACTCACCCCAAAATAAGGTGGACATGCTGCTCAAAGTCTGCAAAAACATTTACCACAGCATGACTGTCAACGCCAAGCCTG GTGTGGTTTTCGGAGCAGATGACTTCCTGCCCTGTCTGACGTGGGTGTTACTTCGCAGCGATGTTGTTACTCTGCAAATAGACACGGACTACATGATGGAGCTGCTGGACCCTTCTCAGTTACAGGGAGAAG GTGGATATTACCTGACGTCCCTCTATGCCTCCTTGTTCTACATTAGCAGCTTTCGGTCTCGTTTGGTAACACGCCAGCTGAGCGCCGAAGCCCAGGAGTCCCTCAGCCAATGGCGTCGTAGACGCACGCTCCACTGCAACCAATCACGGCGCAGCAAGAACCGCAGGACCATCAGGAGGCACAGAAGTAGTGAAAGAGTTGACGAGGACTCAGAGGAAGTGAATGCAAGTGCATccaaagaaagagaaggacaCTGGATGCATGTTGGTGATGTGACAGAGACACTGCAGAGTTTGACTGAGATTTCtggagaggaaaaagaagaggagCAAAATGGAAAATCAGAGGATtcatag